The genomic stretch GCATTTCATTGAGGAAACGGTTGTAATCGTCCGGTTCGATGTGAAAGGTGATCGGCTTGTCGTTGATGTCCAAAGTGATGGTCTTTTTCATGATGCTCCTCCAAAAGGTTATGATGTTGCGATCGCCAGATAAACGAGACGGGCGGCCAGACCGGTCGATACGGTCAGACACCCCCACACAAGGCGCTCGAGGGTCTTTATTTTTTCCGTGTGACTCGCACAGCTTCGGGCGAGATTGATCTCGCGTATGTCGTCCTGAATAGACTTCACCCGCTCATCAATCCGCACGAGCAGCTCCTGCAGGTCTATTCGCTCCATAGCGGTCACTTTCGGGCCTCCATGAACTTGGTGAACAGCGGCATGAGATTCTTGACGGTCCGTTCGCCGAACAGGAAGCCCAGCACCAGGATATTCAGGGCGATGATCAGGATGCCTTCGGCGGTGAAATCGCCGGTGTCCAGGGTGAGTTTGACCTTCCAGGCATTGGAGAAGATCTGCCAGTCCACAAACAGGGTGAAATAGCCGAAGGTCGGACGCATGCAGCCGCGCAGGAAGATGACCAGCGGACCGATGAGCGGAACCGTCTTAAGGTCCTTGGCCGTCCCTTCCAGTTCGGCGGCGCGTCGGGTCACTTCCTTGTCAGCTTCCACGGCCAGCTCGAGCAGCCCCTTTTCCCGTTGGTATTCAGCTTCGCGGATCTTTGCCGACAATTCGGCTTTTTCCTTGTCGCTCATGGACGGGGGAAAATAATCTTTCACGGTGTCCACGATGGTCGAGACCGTCCCGCCCGTTAAAAAGTCGGTGACCTTTGCAAAGAAGCCCATCAGGCACCTCCCGATGCATCGGTGATGCGGAGTTCAAACGCATCCTGGTCAGCGACGCCGAGCAGGAAGGTTCTGAACGTCTGGCCGGAGTTGAGCACGGCACGCTTGTGACGCAGAAACCCGAAATGCTTGCCCAGCAGGACACAGCCCATGGAATCATCTTCGACATTGCCGGGGTGAATCAGGATATGCGTCCGGTCGGGGACTCCGGTGATCTCAAAGGTGTTGCCGTACCTGGGCGAGTTCACGCGCTTGCAGCGGTACACGCCTTCCGGGATGCAGGAAATGTTTCGGGCGTTGTCCTTGTCTTCCGGTTCCAGGGTGACACAGAACACTTTGCCGTCCAGTTTCAGGACGCCAAAGGTGCCGTCCAGCGATTTTTCCAAACGGATGAGTTCAGCTGTATTGATCATTGTTCCTCCTGTTGGGTCTGACAGGTGATGCAGAGTTCCACGCCGGGGATCGCCGCTCTGCGGGGGGCCGGGATGACGTCGCCGCAATCGGCGCACGTCTCCCGGCTGGGCTTGTTGGTCTTTTTCAGTCCGGCATTGGCAAGAGCCGCTTCCCGGGCGAGACATTCAAGGTTGCTTGCATCGTCACAGAAATCAGCCATGCCGTTGCTCCTAGATCAGGTCCCTGGTGGAAGATTCGGACAGATAGGGGACACCGTTGATGCGGATGAAATCCGGGCTGGTGACGTCAAAGGCCAGCTTGGTGATGTCCTTGTCGCCGCCGTTGCTGTCGGCATCGAGCAGCGACTCGATCTTGAACACACAGCCAAAGGCTTCAACCTTCTTTTTCTCCCGCTTGGTCTCGGCGTGGAACACGCAGTCAAACGGCTGGTCGGCCAGGTCCTCAAAGCTCCCGGCGTTACGGGCTGCTTCAACAATGAGTTTGAACGCCGTGGCATCCAGGTCCATGGAGCCGGAAGCCCCAACGTCACCGGACACGGTCCCGTCAGGAACGCCATGCGATTTGGCAACAGATCGGTTGTCCTCGATGTCCAGGGAGACTTTGTCGGCGTGAACCAGCAGGTCCCCCACATAAAAGTCGAAACTTTTTCCAGATATACGGCTCATGACGCCTCCTATTCAGCGTAATTGGTCAGATCCAGCATGATGTGACACTTGATTTCCTTGGGACAGTTGTAGGGGCGGGCGACCATGTAGATGGAGACCTTGGTCTTGGTGGCCCAGCTGATGACGATGTCGCCTTCCTTGGGAGGCTGCACTTCGCCGGGAAAGGTGATGCCCATTATCTCAACCGACTTGCTCATTTCGCGCAGGGGCCGCATGAAATACGATTCATGGTAGCCGATTGATGCAGGGGTGGAGTTGAGCTTGCGGTCGGCGACCTTGGCGATAGCCAGGGCGCGTACCTTGCGCATGGCTTTGTGGGTGACGCGCAGATTCTCGATGACCTGAAAGTCGCCGCCGGGAACATCCAGCACGTTACCGTCGCCAAAATAGACACCCGGATAATCGGGATACCACTGCGGAACCGACCAGCGCCCGGTGTCCAGTGCTTTGAGCTGGGCCATGGACACTTCGACGTCGGCATTGTCCACCGGCTTGATCGACCGGACGCCGACCACAGGGCCGGTCTCCACGCGCATGGGGGAATCCGCAACCGTTACGGCACGGTTGCAGAGGCGTCCGCAGTATACGCCCTGGTCATCATCCCAGATGGTGGCAACCGGGTTGACCTGGTCAGCCGCGATACCATTCAGGATGGCATTGCGGGAGGAAACGAAATCAGGCCAGGATTCGGTCAGCGGATCAATGGCCGCACAGGTGGGGATGAAAATGATGGGACGACCATACTGGCCTTCAATTTCAACGGCCTTGGCCTGCATGCTCTCAATGTCTGCAGCGGAAGCAACAGCATCCGTGAGGACAAACGCCTCGCAGGACATCTGCGTCATAATATAGTCGACAGCCACATCCCAGGTTGCAACACCGTCAAGGGGATACACGGCGGCAAACCAGTTTTCCCCGGCATTCTTTCGAGCAGCGTCGAGCTGTGTTTTCAGATTGCTGTCGGCAGAGCCAAGAGCAACGTCCAGGTCTGTGTCGTTGCTCACGGACAGCAGCTTGCCTTCATTGGTACCGGCTCCAAGCCCGACATAGATGAAGAATCGTTCGACATCAGCAATGTCGCCCTGTTTCAAATTCTCTTTGTTGACATCAACACTTCCGAGCGCCATGACGGACTCCTATCGTTAACGGTTGCGTATTTGGGACAACGCCGTTCTGGCGAGGTCGTCTAGAAATTTGGGTTCGGTCCCCGGCTTGGGGCCGAGAAAGGGCCGGGCGGTCGGCTTCACTTCCCAGCGCTGTTTGCCGCGCCTGGTCTTGTCGCGCATCTGTCGGAGAATGATGCCAGCCTGACCAACGGTAAGGTTCTGCATGATCCACTTCATGGAAACGCGGCGAAGCGTGCATCCCTTGCCGCGCTTTTTTTTGACGCGAAGCCGGTACCCTTCCGCTTTCAATGCCCTGGCTTGTCCCCTGGTGGCGGGCTTGTCGTAATCCGGCTTGCCGTACACCTTCTCGGCTTTGGGAGCGGTCCATTGTTCGGGTATCCCGCGCTGATGCCGGTCCGCGATTTTGGCGGTCATCCCATTGGCCCAGGTCAGGTCAACACGGTTGGGGCCCCGCATAAAAGGTTTCAGCCCTTTGCCCATCTTCCGCAGAAGTTTGCGCTTGGTGCGTGTCCCTTTGCGTTCAGCCATGGATAGGCCATGGATAGTGCGTTGCCGCCTGATATTCTGCTTGGCGTCCTTGATGATGGATCGCCCCATCCGCATGGTGATATTGCGGCGGGTCCGATGCGGCAGAGAAACGATGTCCAACTGTTCATACAGCCGCATGCGTCCACGTGGATCGGTGTCAAGCTGGAACGGCTGGTTAGCCATTGGCTCCCTCGCTTTGCTTTGCGACCTTGTCCACGCCTTCAGCTATGTCTATGGGGACATCGGCAACCGTCCACATCTGGCCGTTGTAGGGGATGGATCCATTTCCATCAGGGATGAGCTGCAGGCTCTCCTCGAACTCGATCAACAACTCGACGTCAGCGGTGCCGTCACCGTTGAGGCTGATGTCAATGTCCGGGTCGGCCAAACCGTCCCTTTCCCGGTCGGCATCATTGTCAGCGAGCCAGGCAGGAATAAAAACGAGCAGGGTATAGCTGTCCCGATCCGGGAGGTTCTCGATTTGAATGTGTGCGTCATACTTCAGCTTCGCCACTTCGATTCCATGGCCGAGATCCTTGCCCGTGAAGAAGTATGCGCCCTGGTCAACGGCTGAATAGTCGGAATCCTTGAAGGCTCCGGCATCCTGCAGGGCAGTAGTCAGTGCTTTGAGTTTCTTCATAGCAACACCGCCGTAACCCGGCTCTTGCCCAAAATGTCGGATATGGCCTGTTGGGCGTACTCGTAAAATTTGCTTTCGGTTTCTTCGCTTTCCCTGGCCTCATTGGTGGCAGCTTCCCGGCGATCCACCGTGGGGTACTGTTGCAGCAGATACCCTTTGGCGTGGCTGTAGACAGCCCGTCGGTAATTGATGAGGTGCAGGGTGTCATTCCCCAGCTTCGACTCGCAGGGGACCTCGGAAAGTCCGGCAAACCCGGATGCGACCTGTCCTGCCTTCCACTCCATGAGTTCCTTGTTCGCCCAGGCTGCGCCTATCTGCAGGCCGTCCACCAGTAATTCTTCGGCATACTCGGACGGCATCCGGTACCGCTTTTGGAAATCGGCAACAGAAAAGTCGGGCCACCAGCCGTCGTTCTGGACGATGGCGGTGGATTCTGCGGTGGTTTTGCCGGAAAAGCTCATGATCTATCCTTTATTGGCTGCCCCCGTCGGTCTGCTGCCAGGCTATTACCCGAACAGACCTTGGGGGCAGCGACGGGTTGGAGGAGCTAGGTTGCGCGTTCCTCGGTCTCTACTGCTGGCTTGGCGTCTTCCAGCTTTTTGGTGACTTCGGCCAGGACGGTCTTGACCGTCGCGCCGACCTTGACGCCCTTCTCGAAATTGTCCTTGGCGGTTTCGAGATTCCCGGCCTCGTATTCAATGAGACCTTTCAGCTTGAAATACTTGGCGCGAACTTCATCGTGCTGCGCCCAGGGATCAGTGCCGCTTGATGTGACAACGAGTTCATAGACTTCGCTGAAATACGGCTCGGAACTCAGCCCATCCTTGAAATTTTGTTCAGCCCATTTATGGGTCAGGTCGGCAACAAGAGTCGGGATGTCTCGCCGGAAGTATTCTTCATCCGGCTGGATTCCCTGCTCCATGCAGTAATGAGCGACCTTCAGAGCCGGACCGATGAGACCGGCGTCAAGGCACCAGATCATGTGCCAGGGCAGCAGGTCGTGCGCCCAGCCCTTGTCCATGAGCCGGTCGACATACTCCTGAAATTCGGGGATCAGCTTTTCTTTCTTGTGGGCGACCTTGTCGGATTTGGAGCGCAGGCTTTTCAGACCCTTACGGGCCACATCCAACGCATCGTCCAACAGCTTCATGAGCGTGGGTTTGTCCACGGACCCTTTGCCACCGGGGCCGGAGCTGCCAACTGTTGCAGGCGGCTCAGTTTCACCGTTTTCAACTCGTTTTTTCCATTGCAGTGCCAGACTCATATAGTTGCTCCTCCGCGTTTATTGGTGGGTGAGGGGGCAGCTAGGCCGCCCCCTCTGTGCAAATTAAGGAAGATTAAACCCAGTTCTGGCCACCGTCGCGGGTGACCTTGACGTTGTCGTCCTTGAATTCCAGAGCCACGAACGCCTCGACGTCTTCCACGACATAGCCTTCATTGAAGCTGTTGAAGTCTTCCACACGGTCCTTGGACGGGTTGTCCTTCAGGTGGCGACGCCAGCTTCCCTTCTGTGTGTAGATGGACAGATTCTTGAGCGAAGTAACCACCAGGCCACGGCTGGGGAAATTGGACGGGGTCATCCAGGGCAGGCCGCCGATGGTGGACATGGCAGACTTGGCGAGAACCTTGTTCTGCGGGTCCATGCCGATGGCTTCCATGAGCTGCGTGTGCTCTTCGGAAACCAGATCGTCGCCGACCAGAACAATGAGGTCTTTGCGCTTGTGGCGGGGGATCAGTCGTTTCATGTCGGAAACGGCGTGATCGAGGTTGGTGTAGTCGCCACCAGGGCCGATCTTGATAACCCCGGAAAGAGCTTCGCCCTCTTCGATGATATGGGCCGCGTTGTTTTCGCGCATGTACTGCATCCAGCCCTTGTTTACGTCCTGGAGCATCGGGAAGGTGGCTTTGTCGGTCGTTATCGCCACGGTTTCACCGTACCAACCGATGATCTCCTTGCCGTTGGCAATGGCTTCCTGCACGTAGCGGGTGTATCGCGTAGACAGGTCCGGGAACATGGACCAGGAGTCCATGGTTGCATAGGGCAGTGCCACGTCGCCGTTGGTTTTGTGCAGCTCGTACCCTTTGGGGTCCAGGCCGAGTACGTTGGCAGGAACACGCTCTCCGTTACCGGAGGTGTCGGTGCGGCTCAAAACGGAACTGTTGGCAGAACCGTAAATGACCTGGCCTTTCATATCGCGAACCGGGACATTACCGTTGATGAGTTGCAGAAATTCAGACTGCTCGATGATCTTGTCCTGCAGTTCCTGCTGGATGGATGGTTCAACAGCGAACTGCTGATGCACATTCTGAACGCCGTAGCTTTCGCCCATACTGTCGCAGAGCTGCTGATACATTTCGCGGGTGGTGACTTCCATGGTTCCCTCCTAAAGGACTTTGGCGCCGTCGGCGGGCTTCTGTGTTTCGGGAACCGGCGTACCGGGCTTTGCCTGCTCGAAGCGCTTGGTCAGGTCGTCGACCTTGGCATTGAAAGCCGCTTCCATTTTCCCCAGCTTTTCGGTGAAGGGCTTGATGGCCTCGTTCACTTCAGCGGAAAAGTCCTGCTTTCCGGCTTCAGGGGCGGCACCGGCGTCAGAGCCTTTGCCCTCTTCATCCTGTTTGGGCTTCTGCGCGGCGAAATGTTCAAGCGAAGCGAGACGCTTGTCCTGATCGTCGAACTTGCCCATGAGCGCGTTGAACTGCTGTTCAGTCATGGTGTCCTCTTCGGGTTCGGGGGAATCCCCCTGGTTGTTGGGAATACTGCAGCCAAGCATCCGTAAGGTTTTGGTGAACCATGTGATGGCTTCGCTCTCCGACAATTCTTCCTGGAGGTCGCCGAGTTCGACGCCATCCACCAGAAAGTTGTCGGGGTTCTGCTTGCGGTGGGAAAAGTGGAGTTCGGAGGTTCCCAGGCTGGCCGGGATATCCGTCACAGCCAGGCCGGTCAGGTAACACTTGCCGGTCTTGGCGAAATCGGGGGTCAGCTCCATGGAGGTGAACAGCTTTTGCTTGTTCTTGTTCTGGCTCAACAGCCATTCATTGGGCTGCAGTTTGGCATACAGGCTGACAATGCCGTCTTTTTCTTCGGCTTTCAGTGCAACCACTTTGCCGAAGCTGCCGTGGAACCGGAAATGGTCAATCCAGATCACGGCGGTGTAAGTATCGGGATCGTAGGTGTCGGCGGCATCGAGCAGCCACTGACCTTCGATCTCCCGTCCGTCCATGGTGGGGCCGGACTGCCCTATTTTTTTCCAGTCGGTAATGAATGTATTCGGCATGCGGCAAGAGTACGCGTGCAGGAAAACCGGAAGCAATAAAACCGATTCCGATTACTGTAAAATCGGAATTGAATATGGCGCGGTCTATGTAGTGGCAATGTATTGATACGAGACCTCTGCACGGCAAATCCCACACTTTTACTCTTTAACTATTTGATTTATTATGCTATTATTTCTCCATCCAAAGGAGGAAGGCATGGCTATTCGGCAGAAAGGACCTCGGTTGGGTGATTACTTCCTGGGGCACCGCAGAACCAAGACCACATTTCTGGATGAGATCAACGAACTCATCGACTGGCAGCCCATCAACGCCTTTCTGTGCAAGAAGATCAGGCGCAAGGCCAACGCCGTGGGCAATCCCGCCTATCCGCCTCTGGCGATGTTCAAGATTCTGCTCTTGCAGCGTTGGTACAACCTGAGTGATCCGGGCGTGGAGCAGGCGCTGCTCGACCGGCTCTCCTTTGTCAGATTTACCGGTTTTTCCATCGAGGACGACGTGCCGGACGAGACCACCATATGCCGTTTCCGTAACGGTTTGATCCGCCTGAAGGTGCTGGACTCCTTGCTCGACATGCTTAACCGCCAGCTTGAAGGACAAGGGCTTCTTGTCCGTGAGGGAGCCGTGGTGGACGCCTCGGTAGTCGAGTCGCAGCGGCGGCCGCGCAAGGTTATCGACGTGATGCCTGAGGACCGTTCCGAGGACGCCGAAGAACAGGATGGGCCGGTGGACTGCCGGGTCAGCTATTCGGATGACGAGGAGGCGGCCTGGCTCCGCAAGAGAAATCGGGCCTATTACGGCTACAAGCTCCATGCCGCGACGGACAGTCGAGACGGGTTTCTGCTCTGTGGTCACATCACTCCCGCGAACCATTCGGACACGGGCGAATTCGAGCGGCTCGTGAATGGCGTCGGCCTTGATCCCGGCGCACGGGTTTATGCGGACAAGGGCTATTGCAGCGGGAAGAACCGGGACATTCTGTTTGATCGCGATTTGGAGGACGGAACCATGGACAAGACGCCTCGTGGCGGCAGGCTGACAGACTTCGAAAAGACCCGCAACCGTGACATCAGCAGCATTCGGCAAATAGTCGAGCGGGCCTTCGGCACACTCAAACGTGGCTACGCATTCTTTCGGTCCCGATACGTGGGTCGTGAGAAGGTGGAGGGAGAGTTCCACATCCTCGCCATGGCGTTCAATTTGAAAAAAGCTGTTCGACTGGCGCGAGCCTGAAGGGAGAGGTGCGTCCAAAATCCGGCATTTCGGCCAGAAATGGCAGGAAAAGGCCGGGAATGAGCCCAAGCTGGGGTGCGGTCAGAACATCAAATTGGGTGCGGAGCGCAAGGCACGGACGCGAAAAGGGGATGCGCAGAGGTCTCGATACTGCATGGCGCAGCATTCAGCAGAAATAATAGCGGCAGCAAAGTCGCTGTATCTTCGTGGAAACAAGATTCCCGAGATTCACAAAGAGATGAAGATTGCCCGACGCACCTTGTATCATTGGAAAGAGGTGTACAATTGGGATGATCTGAAAATCAATGAAGACGCGATACAGTGTATAGCGCGTCGCTTCAATCTGCTGGTCGAGCGAGATAACAAAACGGATGGCGATCTAAAGGAAATGGATCGTCTTCATCAGTACATGCTCCGCGAACGGGAAATGCGTCTTCGTGAACTGGAATCTGCCAACGAGGAAAAGGACGGGGGTAAACCCGTTGTCGGCGGCAGAAAGCGCAGGCCAAAGAAGAAGCGCGGCAAGGTCATCAAGAATGATGTCTCCCACCTGACGGAAAAGGATTTCAAGGAAAAGTTCCACAAGGACTTTTTCGAGTACCAGCATGAGCTGCGTGAAGCCAAAAAAGTCCACCGAAGCCGAAACATTCTCAAGTCACGCCAGATCGGCGCGACCTGGTACTTTGCCCAGGAGGCGTTTGAAGACGCCGTCTTGACCGGCGATAACCAGATATTCCTTTCTGCAACTCGTCGGCAGGCTGATGTCTTCCGGCGGTACATTGTCGCCATCGTCAAGGATAAGTTTGATATTGAGCTGAAGGGCACGGAAGAAATAGTCCTGCACGCCAAGCACGGCTCGGCCTCACTTATCTTCCTGTCGACCAATTCCAAATCGGCACAGTCACATTCCGGCCATGTCTATATTGACGAATATTTCTGGATCACGAAATTCAACGAGCTGTACAAGGTCGCCACGGCCATGGCCTCGCACAAGAAATGGCGCATCACGCTGTTTTCAACGCCATCAGCCGTCACCCATGAAGCCTATGATTTGTGGACAGGTGACCGCTTCAATCGACGCTATAAGCAAAAGGGCAGGCGTCAGGAATTTCCGGGTTTCAAGGATATGCAGAAGGGCGTTGTTTGCCCGGATAAGACATGGCGCAAGATCATTACCCTGAAGGATGCGGAGAAGGGGGGCTGTGATCTGTTCGACATCGAGTACCTGAAGATCCAGTACAGCGATGACGAGTTCAAGAATCTGTTCATGTGCGAATTTGTGGACGAGCTGCAGGCGGTGTTCCGGTTGCGGCAGCTCGAAGCATGTATGGCCGATCCAGAGGATTGGGACGACGTTGATCCCGATGTCGACCGCCCGTTCGGTAACAGACAGGTATGGGGTGGGTACGATCCGAGCCGCAACCGAGATGATGCCGCGTTCGTTGTTCTGGCACCACCGGAACAGCCAGGGGGAAAGTTTCGCGTCATAGCCCGTTTCAAGTGGGTGGATAAATCCTATACCTGGCAGGCCGAACAGATAAAGAAGCTGACCGAACGGTACAACTTCTCTCACATCGGCATCGACACCACAGGTCCCGGCATCGGTGTCTATGACATTGTGAAGTCATTCTTCCCGGCCACCGCTATTCACTATTCTCCGTTGATCAAAAGCCAGCTGGTCCTCAAAGCCAAGGACGTCATCGAAAACGGTAGGCTGGAATGGGATTCCGTACATAATGACATAGCCCACGCATTCCTCACGATTCGTCAGGACACATCGACCACCGGATTCATTACCTACTCGGCTGCGCGTACAGCCTCCACCGGCCATGCTGACGTTGCATGGGCCATCATGCACGCCCTGCATAACGAACCGCTGAACACGAAATACAAAAAAAAGATTGAGATAATCGTCGGCAAATAAGGAGCAGATATGAGCGAAAGCGAACCCTTGGTTTTCACCTTCGGCGACCCCGAACCGGTCATGGCCGGTGCAATCTATGATTCCCTCGGCACCTGGCTGGTGGATAATGGCCGTTACTATGAAACGCCGGTTCCCTTGAAGGGATTGGCCCGGCTGCTTCGGGCAAACGCCTACCATGGCCCGGCCATAGAGTTCAAAGCGCTGCAGGTCATGCAGAGCTTCAAAGAGTCGTGGGCGGTGTCCCATGAGGCCATGAATGCGGTAGTGATTGACTTTGGCGTCTTCGCCAACGCCACATTTCAGAAGATCCGCAACGGCTTCGGTGAGGTCGTCCAATTGCGGCACCTGCCATTTATCAACATGCGGCGCATGAAAGAGCCGAACAGGTACTGCATGCTCCAACCGTATGGGGCGATAGTGGAATTTGAACCCGATGAAGTCCTGCACATCAAGAACTATGACGTAAATCAGGAAATTTACGGATTGCCGGGATACCTTGGCGCTATCCAGTCCATGCTGCTCAACGAGGATGCAACCCTGTTTCGCCGGAGGTACTACAAAAACGGCGCTCACATGGGATATGTTTTTTACGCTGGTGGTGAGCTGGACGAGGACTCAAAGAAGGCAGTCCGTGAAGCCGTCGAAGGTTCCAAGGGGGTGGGGAATTTCCGGTCCATGTTTTTGCATATCCCGAACGGGGACAAGGATGACGTCCAGATCAAGCCGGTTGGTGACTTCTCCACCAAAGACGATTTGGAGAAAATAAAAAACCTGTCCCGCGATGACATTATCGCGGCGCACCGGATACAGCCTGCCCTGGCCTGTCTCATCCCACAGAATCAATCCGGCTTCGGCGACATAACCAAGGCCGATGAAGTCTACCAGAAAAACGAAATACAGCCTGTCCGAAAACACCTGGCAGCGTCCGTTAACCGTGTGCTGCTCCCGAAAGACAGGATTTCATTTGACCCAAAAAATGAAACTACCCCAATGTGATAACTCCAATGTCATGAATCCAAGAGGGAAATACAATGGCCTTTCGAGTGTACTGCCCCATCTGCGAAGATGTCGCCGTGATCCACAGTTCCAACGCCGTGGATCCGAAGCTGAAGGAAGCATACTGTTACTGCACCAACCAGGACTGCGGTCATAGCTTTGTCATGAGCATCGAATTTTCACACACGGTCAGCCCTTCGGCACTGTCTCTCCCCCAGGATTTGCGAAAGCGGATCAGCGAAACCCAACCCGAACAGCAGGCATCACTTTTTGCCCATGCCGGTTCATAACCTCAAAAACTAAGCCCCGACACGAATGCCGGGGCTTGTTTGCAAGCGGAGTAGGCGAGGACGGAAAAAGCGTCCCCACTGGCTCGATGCTGCCACATCGGACCACGACCGAAGCCGCTACTCCTCCCCTTTATTCAAGGGTTTGAGGGTGGTAGCAGGCGAGGTCAAACCTGTAAAGGTGATAACACCATGAAAAGTCCCCTGAAATGGGTCGGCGGTAAATCAAGACTGGCCGATCAGATCTGCAATCTCATTCCCGAACACAAGCATTATGCTGAAGCCTTTGCCGGTGCTGGCTGGGTATTCTTCCGCAAGGATCCCAGCAAATTTGAAAGTATGAATGACATCAATGGCGACCTGGTCAGCTTCTATCGAGTCCTGCAAAACCATCTTGAGGAATTCTGCAAACAATTCAAATTCATCTTGTCATCAAGAGAAACCTTTTCAGAATTCAAGGAACAGATGGAGGCCGGTGGCTTGACCGACATCCAGCGTGCAGCAAGATTTTACTATCTGCAGCGCCATTCTTTCGGCGGGAAAGTGACCGGGCGTAACTTCGGCGTCAACGTAAATGGATACCCGCCAATTAATTTGCTCCGTTTGGAGACAGAGCTTTCAGACGTTCATTTGCGACTGGCGCG from Pseudodesulfovibrio profundus encodes the following:
- the gpM gene encoding phage terminase small subunit, which produces MSLALQWKKRVENGETEPPATVGSSGPGGKGSVDKPTLMKLLDDALDVARKGLKSLRSKSDKVAHKKEKLIPEFQEYVDRLMDKGWAHDLLPWHMIWCLDAGLIGPALKVAHYCMEQGIQPDEEYFRRDIPTLVADLTHKWAEQNFKDGLSSEPYFSEVYELVVTSSGTDPWAQHDEVRAKYFKLKGLIEYEAGNLETAKDNFEKGVKVGATVKTVLAEVTKKLEDAKPAVETEERAT
- a CDS encoding head completion/stabilization protein; the protein is MSFSGKTTAESTAIVQNDGWWPDFSVADFQKRYRMPSEYAEELLVDGLQIGAAWANKELMEWKAGQVASGFAGLSEVPCESKLGNDTLHLINYRRAVYSHAKGYLLQQYPTVDRREAATNEARESEETESKFYEYAQQAISDILGKSRVTAVLL
- a CDS encoding TraR/DksA C4-type zinc finger protein; translated protein: MADFCDDASNLECLAREAALANAGLKKTNKPSRETCADCGDVIPAPRRAAIPGVELCITCQTQQEEQ
- a CDS encoding DUF5675 family protein; the encoded protein is MINTAELIRLEKSLDGTFGVLKLDGKVFCVTLEPEDKDNARNISCIPEGVYRCKRVNSPRYGNTFEITGVPDRTHILIHPGNVEDDSMGCVLLGKHFGFLRHKRAVLNSGQTFRTFLLGVADQDAFELRITDASGGA
- a CDS encoding phage protein — protein: MSRISGKSFDFYVGDLLVHADKVSLDIEDNRSVAKSHGVPDGTVSGDVGASGSMDLDATAFKLIVEAARNAGSFEDLADQPFDCVFHAETKREKKKVEAFGCVFKIESLLDADSNGGDKDITKLAFDVTSPDFIRINGVPYLSESSTRDLI
- a CDS encoding GPO family capsid scaffolding protein, with the protein product MPNTFITDWKKIGQSGPTMDGREIEGQWLLDAADTYDPDTYTAVIWIDHFRFHGSFGKVVALKAEEKDGIVSLYAKLQPNEWLLSQNKNKQKLFTSMELTPDFAKTGKCYLTGLAVTDIPASLGTSELHFSHRKQNPDNFLVDGVELGDLQEELSESEAITWFTKTLRMLGCSIPNNQGDSPEPEEDTMTEQQFNALMGKFDDQDKRLASLEHFAAQKPKQDEEGKGSDAGAAPEAGKQDFSAEVNEAIKPFTEKLGKMEAAFNAKVDDLTKRFEQAKPGTPVPETQKPADGAKVL
- a CDS encoding phage major capsid protein, P2 family, translating into MEVTTREMYQQLCDSMGESYGVQNVHQQFAVEPSIQQELQDKIIEQSEFLQLINGNVPVRDMKGQVIYGSANSSVLSRTDTSGNGERVPANVLGLDPKGYELHKTNGDVALPYATMDSWSMFPDLSTRYTRYVQEAIANGKEIIGWYGETVAITTDKATFPMLQDVNKGWMQYMRENNAAHIIEEGEALSGVIKIGPGGDYTNLDHAVSDMKRLIPRHKRKDLIVLVGDDLVSEEHTQLMEAIGMDPQNKVLAKSAMSTIGGLPWMTPSNFPSRGLVVTSLKNLSIYTQKGSWRRHLKDNPSKDRVEDFNSFNEGYVVEDVEAFVALEFKDDNVKVTRDGGQNWV
- a CDS encoding phage tail protein, with the translated sequence MKKLKALTTALQDAGAFKDSDYSAVDQGAYFFTGKDLGHGIEVAKLKYDAHIQIENLPDRDSYTLLVFIPAWLADNDADRERDGLADPDIDISLNGDGTADVELLIEFEESLQLIPDGNGSIPYNGQMWTVADVPIDIAEGVDKVAKQSEGANG
- a CDS encoding DUF2586 domain-containing protein gives rise to the protein MALGSVDVNKENLKQGDIADVERFFIYVGLGAGTNEGKLLSVSNDTDLDVALGSADSNLKTQLDAARKNAGENWFAAVYPLDGVATWDVAVDYIMTQMSCEAFVLTDAVASAADIESMQAKAVEIEGQYGRPIIFIPTCAAIDPLTESWPDFVSSRNAILNGIAADQVNPVATIWDDDQGVYCGRLCNRAVTVADSPMRVETGPVVGVRSIKPVDNADVEVSMAQLKALDTGRWSVPQWYPDYPGVYFGDGNVLDVPGGDFQVIENLRVTHKAMRKVRALAIAKVADRKLNSTPASIGYHESYFMRPLREMSKSVEIMGITFPGEVQPPKEGDIVISWATKTKVSIYMVARPYNCPKEIKCHIMLDLTNYAE
- a CDS encoding IS5 family transposase, with the protein product MLLFLHPKEEGMAIRQKGPRLGDYFLGHRRTKTTFLDEINELIDWQPINAFLCKKIRRKANAVGNPAYPPLAMFKILLLQRWYNLSDPGVEQALLDRLSFVRFTGFSIEDDVPDETTICRFRNGLIRLKVLDSLLDMLNRQLEGQGLLVREGAVVDASVVESQRRPRKVIDVMPEDRSEDAEEQDGPVDCRVSYSDDEEAAWLRKRNRAYYGYKLHAATDSRDGFLLCGHITPANHSDTGEFERLVNGVGLDPGARVYADKGYCSGKNRDILFDRDLEDGTMDKTPRGGRLTDFEKTRNRDISSIRQIVERAFGTLKRGYAFFRSRYVGREKVEGEFHILAMAFNLKKAVRLARA
- a CDS encoding virion morphogenesis protein, encoding MANQPFQLDTDPRGRMRLYEQLDIVSLPHRTRRNITMRMGRSIIKDAKQNIRRQRTIHGLSMAERKGTRTKRKLLRKMGKGLKPFMRGPNRVDLTWANGMTAKIADRHQRGIPEQWTAPKAEKVYGKPDYDKPATRGQARALKAEGYRLRVKKKRGKGCTLRRVSMKWIMQNLTVGQAGIILRQMRDKTRRGKQRWEVKPTARPFLGPKPGTEPKFLDDLARTALSQIRNR